The genomic region GCGGGCCTCCTTCTTCGTGCAGACCCGCCCGATGCGGAACACCTTCTGCCCGCCGGGATGCTCCTCCATCAGCCGCAGCGTCGAGATGATCTCGCCGCCAGGGGCTTCCAGCCAGAAGTGCCGGGTCTCGGCAAGTAGGTCACGCCCGTCGAGCTCGGGGTACGGAGTGGCCTGTTCGACGACGAAGACCTCGACCCGCAGCTTGAGCAGTTCGTAGAGCATCGCCGCGTCCAGGTCCTTGGCCCAGCTGCGACGCAGCGTGACCGTCATTGCACAGCGACCGCCGCGGGTTCGTCGAGACGCAGCACCTTGCTCCCGTGCGACCAGATCTCGTCGAACAGGGCGGGTTCGTTGGACAGTTCATGGCCCAGCGACGGCACCATGTCACGGATCTTAGGCAGCCAGGTCACGTAGCGCGACGGGAAGCAGCGTTCCAGCACGTCGAGCATCGCGGTCACCGCGGTCGACGCACCCGGCGACGCGCCGAGCAGACCGGCCATGGTGCCGTCGGCGCCGGTGACCACGGTGGTGCCGAAGTCCAGCGAGCCCTTGCCGTTCGAACCGCTGATGACCTGCACGCGCTGTCCGGCGACGCACACCTCCCAGTCCGATTCCTTTGCGGTGGGGGCGAATTCGCGCAGCGACTCGACGCGGTCGGAGTCCGACAGCATCAGCTGGCCGACCAGGTACTTCACCAGGCTGAATTGGGTCAGCCCGACGTTGGCCATGTAGGGCAGGTTGTTAAGCGTGACCGACTCGGGCAGGTCGAGCACGTCGCCGTGCTTGAGGAACTTCGGCGACCAGCCGGCGAACGGGCCGAACATCAGCCACGGCTTGCCGTTGATCACGCGGGCGTCCAGGTGCGGCACCGACATCGGCGGTGCGTCCACCGGCGGCTGCCCGTACACCTTGGCCTTGTGGGCGCCGGTCAGCGCGGGAACGTCGGTGCGCAGGAACTTGCCGCTGACCGGGAAACCGCCGAAGCCCTTGGCCTCCTGCAGACCCGCCTTCTGCAGCAGGATCAGCGCGCCGCCGCCGGCGCCGACGAACACGAACCGGGTGTTGATCTTGGTGGCACGGCCGGTGCGCAGGTTGACCGCCTTGACCGTCCAGGTGCCGTCGGAGTTGCGGTCCAGGTCGCGCACCTCGTGCCCGAAGCGGGTGGTCATGCCCTGCTGGGCGACGTAGCCGATGAGCTGACGCGACAGCGAGCCGAAGTTGACGTCGGTGCCCTGCGGCGCCCAGCTCAGCGCGACCGGCTCGCGGAAGTCGCGACCCTCGGCCATCAGCGGCAGCCGGCGGGCGAACTCGGCCTCGTCGTCGATGAACTCCATGCCGCCGAACAGCGGGTTGCCCGCCAACGCGTCGTAGCGGCGACGCAGGTACGCCACGTTGTCGGCGCCGCGCACGTAGCTCGCGTGCGGGACGGGGTTCAGGAAGCTGCGGGGGTCACCGACCAGACCGTTCTCCACCGCGTAAGCCCAGAACTGGCGGCTGATCTGGAACTGCTCGTTGACCTTGATCGCCTTGCTGATATCGACTGAGCCGTCGGCGTTCTGCGGGGTGTAGTTCAGCTCACACAGCGCCGAGTGACCGGTGCCCGCGTTGTTCCACGGGTCGCTGCTCTCGGCGGCGGCGCCGTCGAGGCGCTCGATCAGCGTGATCGACCAGTTGGGCTCAAGCTGTTTGAGCAGGGCGCCGAGAGTAGCGCTCATGATTCCGGCTCCGATGAGCACGACGTCTGTCTTCGCTACACTCACTGCTCCAGCGTCCTTCCTGGTCAGGTCGTTTCGGCCTCGTGGCCGCCCCGCACTGCGGTGTGCCGATCACCGCTGTACAGTGCACAGCGCAGAGCCGACCGACATAGGGTTGCTGTCGTGAAGGCTGCTCACTGGCGGGAGGATGTGCTGCCGGGTTACTGGCAACACACGATCGCTCTCGGACCGGACCCCGACGGTGAGGGTGACCTAGTAGCTACGTTAGTGCGTCGCCGCAAATCGAACCGCCCGGCGAATCGGGCCGTTCTGCTCGTCCACGGCTTCACGGATTACTTCTTCAACACCGAACTCGCCGACCATTTCGAAGCCCGCGGTTTCGCTTTTTATGCCATCGACCTGCCGAAATGCGGCCGGTCCTGGCGCGAGGGTCAGACCCCGCACTTCACCACCGACCTCGCCAGGTACGACGCCGAGCTGGACCACGCACTCAAGATCATCGTGGCAGAAATCACAACAGATTCGCCCGCTGAGGTGCTGGTTTACGGCCATTCGGCGGGCGGGCTGATCGTCTCGCTGTGGCTCGACCGGCTGCACCGGCGGGGCCCCAGCCCGGTCACCGGTCTGGTGCTCAACAGCCCGTGGCTGGATCTGCAGGGCCCGGCGGTGCTGCGCGCCAGGCCGACGACGGCCGCGATCCGGGCGGTCTCGCGGGTGCGCAAGCACTGGGTGATCCGGCCGCCGGGCGAAGGCGGCTACGGCACCACCCTGCACCGCGACTTCCACGGCGACTTCGAGTACGACCTTCGCTGGAAACCGGTCGGCGGCTTCCCCGTCACCGCCGGCTGGATCGGCGCGATCCGGCGCGGGCACTCCCAGCTGCACCGCGGTCTGGACGTCGGCGTGCCCAACCTGATCCTGCGATCCGACCGCAGCGTGCTGCAGGCGCGTGACCCCGACGCCATCCAGCGCGGCGACGCGGTGCTCGACGTGCACCAGATCGCCCGCTCGGCCGGCTGCATCGGCAACCGCACCACCGTGGTGCCGATCACCGACGCCAAGCACGACGTGTTCCTGTCGCTGCCCGAACCCCGCCGGGTCGCCTACGCCGAACTCGACCGGTGGCTGGACTGGTATCTCGAGCACCGCCGCACCGTCGCGGACACCGCCTACACCCCGGGAGGTTGACCCCCATGCCGCACTTCGACATCGCGATCATCGGCACCGGCTCGGGCAACTCGATCCTCGACGAGCGCTACGACGACAAGAGGATCGCGATATGCGAGAAGGGGGTGTTCGGCGGCACCTGTCTGAACGTGGGCTGCATCCCGACGAAGATGTTCGTCTACGCCGCGGGGGTCGCCCACGACATCCGGTCGGCGTCGCGGTACGGCATCGACGCCCACATCGACCGGGTCCGCTGGTCCGACGTCGTGTCGCGGGTGTTCGGCCGCATCGACCCGATCGCGGTCGGCGGGGAGAACTACCGGCGCTCCTCCCCCAACGTCACCGTGTACCGCAGCCACACCCGGTTCGGGCCCACCAGACCCGACGGCCGCTACACGCTGCGCACCGACGACGGTGACGAGTTCACCGCCGATCAGGTGGTGATCGCCGCGGGCTCCCGGGTCAGCGTGCCCGAGGCGGTCACCGAATGCGGTGTGCCGTATCACACCAGCGACACGATCATGCGCATCACCGAGCTGCCCGAGCATCTGATCATCATCGGCGGCGGATTCGTCGCCTGCGAGTTCGCGCACGTGTTCTCGTCGCTGGGTTCGCGGGTGACGCTGCTGATCCGGGGCTCCACGCTGCTGCGCGGCCACGACGACGACATCTCGATGCGCTTCACCGACATCGCGTCGAAGAAGTGGGAGGTCCGCAGCCAGCACGAACTCGCCTTCGCGCGCAAGGTCGGCGATGGTGTCGAGGTCAACTGCGCCGACGGGTCGACGCTGCGCGGCGACATGCTGCTGGTGGCGACGGGTCGCGTGCCCAACGGTGATCTGCTCGACGCCGAACAGGCAGGCGTGAAGGTCACCCCGCGCGGTCAGGTCGTCGTCGACGAGTACCAACGCACTACGGCGCGAGGGGTTTTCGCGCTCGGTGACGTGTCGTCGGACCACCAGCTCAAGCACGTCGCCAATCACGAGGCGCGCGTCGTCAAGCACAACCTGCTGCAGGACTGGGACGACACCGACTCGATGGCCAGAGCCAACCACCGCCATGTGCCGTCGGCGGTGTTCACCGAACCGCAGATCGCCACCGTCGGACTGACCGAGAATCAGGCGCGCGCAAAGGGTTACCGGATCAAGGTGAAGATCCAGGACTACGCCGACGTCGCCTACGGCTGGGCGATGGAGGACACCACGGGCATCGCGAAGCTGATCGTCGACGAGGACACCGGCCTGCTGCTCGGGGCGCACATCATGGGCCACCAGGCGTCGTCGCTGATCCAGCCGATCGTGCAGGCGATGGCGTTCGACCTGCCCGCCCAGCAGATGGCGCGCGGACAGTACTGGATCCACCCGGCGCTTCCGGAGGTCATCGAGAACGCGCTGCTGGGTCTGTGCGGCGAACCGCCGTGGCCGGAACCCAAGCGGCACTGAGTCGTCAGCGCGGCTGGACCTGGAATCCCCAGGGCAACTCCAGCCGGTGTGCGGCAAGCAGTTCGGCGTCGGACAGGATGTCGGCGACGGGTCCGTCGGCGACCACCACCCCGTGGTCCATCACCACCGCGCGGTCACACAGCTGCGCGGCGTACGGCAGGTCGTGGGTGACGATCAGCATCGTCGCGTTCAGGCCCGAAAGTGTCTCCGCCAGTTCGCGTCTGGCCACCGGATCGAGGTTTGCCGACGGTTCGTCGAGCACCAGGATGTCGGGCTCGCAGGCCAGCACGGTGGCCAGCGCGGCGCGGCGGCGCTGACCCATCGACAGGTGTGTGGGGCTGCGGTCGGCGACGTCGGTGAGCGCGACGGTGGCCAGCGCGTCGTGCACCCGGGCGGCCAGTTCCTCGCCGCGCAGGCCGAAGTTCGCGGGCCCGAACGCCACGTCCTGAGCGACGGTCGGCATGAACAGCTGGTCGTCGGGATCCTGGAAGACCAACCCCACCCGCCTGCGGATGTCCTGAACGGTCTTGCGGGTCAACGCGACACCGCCGATGCGCACGGTGCCAGAGGTCGCGGTGAGCACGCCGTTGAGGTGCAGCATCAGCGTGGTCTTGCCCGCGCCGTTGGGACCCAGCACCGCGACCCGCTGGCCGGGTGCGACGGTCAGGTCGACGCCGTCGAGTGCGACGTGGCCGTCCGGGTAGACGTGGCGCAGGCCCTCGATCTCGATCGCGTACTCGGCCGCACTCATGCCAGCACCCACGCCGATGCGGCGACCCCGACGGCCAGCACCGCCGGGATCATCACGGTCACCCACTGTGCCGCCGCGGCCCGCGGCGGCGCCCCGATCACCGCGAGATCGGGTGTGCGGCCGTCGAATCCGCGCGACAGCATGGCGACATAAACCCGCTCCCCGCGTTCGTAGGAGCGCAGGAACAGCGCGCCGATGCCCTTGGCGATGGCGCCGGCCTGGTGCAGGGCGCGTGGTGAGTCGCCGCGGGAGATGCGGGCCATCCGCATCCGGCCGGCCTCCGCGGCGAGCAGGTCGACGTACCGGATCATCAGCACCAGCACGGAGGTGGCCACCGGAGGCACGCCGAGCCGGCTCAGCGCGGCGGGTAGTTCGGTGGTCGACGTGGTCGCCGCGACCGTAAGCGCCGCGGCCACACCCAGGGTGCCCTTGATTACGATGCCCCACGCCGCCCACAGCCCGCTCACCGAGAGCGACATCCCGGCGACGCCGACGCGTTCACCGCCCTCGGCGAACGGCAGCAGCACCGCGAGGACGAGGAACGGCGTTTCAATCAGCATGCGCGGCAACACCCAGCGCAGCGGCATCCGCGCCAGCCGCCAGACGGCGACGACGATCACGGCGTAGACGGCGAACGGCCAGAACATCTCCCGCGGCGTGGCCACGACGGCCAGCACGAACACCAGTAGGCAGACGATCTTCACCTCGGCAGGCGCACGGTGCACGACGGACTCGTCGTGCCGGTACAGCGGATGCGCGCCTGCCCCCATGGTCTAGGTCCGGCTTCCGCTGCGACGGGCCAGCACCCAGAAGACGCCGGCGGCGACCGACAGCGTCGCCAGCACGCCGATGATCCCGGCGATGCCGCCGGTGCCGTCGCGGCCGCCGAGCGTGTAGTCGGCCAGCGGGCTTTCGGCGAGGTCGTGTTCCTCGGCGTGCTGTGCGATGCACTCGCCGGTCAGTTCCTCCCCGTCGGCGGTCTCGACGACCTCACAGCCGCGCAGCGTCGCCGAGTCCAGACCGTCCGGGCTGGAGCTGGCGAAGTAGGACACCACGCCGGCGATCAGCAGTGTCACGGCGACGAACGCCACCCAGAACCGCCGGTTGCCGGTCATGCCGCGACCTCCTCACGGGCGCCGCGCAGCAGGTAGACCAGGTCGGGTCGAGACTTCGCGACCGCCATGACGGTGACCGCGGTGATCAGGCCCTCCCCGACGCCGATGAGCACGTGCGTGCCGAACATGTAGCCGGCCACCGCGCCCAGCGACGTCGCCGCCGCCCCGCCGATGGCGTACTCGAGCACGAATCCCATTGCCGCACAGACTGTGCCGACCAAGGCCGCGATGAACGCGATGACGCCCAGCCCGGAGGTCGCGACGTCTCCTCGTCTGCGGGCCAGCCGGTACAACAGCACCGCGGTCCCGTATCCGGCGGCCACCCCGAACACCGACATGTTGACGATGTTGGTGCCCAGCGCGGTCACCCCACCGTCGGCGAACAGCAGTGCCTGCACGACGAGCACGATCGAGATGCACAGCGCGCCGGTGTACGGACCGACGAGGATCGCCGCCAGGGCGCCACCGAGCAGGTGGCCGCTGACACCGGGCAGGACCGGGAAGTTGATCATCTGCACCGCGAAGATGAACGCGGCGACGAGGCCGGCCAACGGGACGGTGCGCTCGTCGAGCTCGGTGCGCGCCCGGGCCGCGCAGAAGGCGACGGCGGCGACCGCGATGACGCCGAACAGCAGCGACGTCGGCGCGTTGACGATGCCGTCGCTCATGTGCATGGCGACGTATGTGCTGGTCACATCGGGAAGCCTAGGACCATCCATTACATCTGTCTAGCTGAACAGATGTGCATGTGATGCAGTTCTGAAGCGCGGCTGTCAGCGGCGCACCCAGCGTACGATGACCGTGCCGTCGTCGCCGAGCAACATGTCGCCGCGCTGCATGCGGATCTCGACGTGTTCGGGTGTGGCGGCGATGCGGCGGGCGGGACCCGCGACCATCATCGGGCTCGTGGTGAGGCACAGTTCGTCGATCTCGTCGCCGGCGATCAGGTGTGAGAACAGCGTCGGCCCACCCTCCACCAGAACCCGCATCAGCCCCTGGTCGCGCAACGCCTGACGGATCGCGGCGGACGCGATCGGCCCCTCGCCCATCTCACACACCACGGCCCCGGCCGCCCGCAGTGCGCGTCGCGCGGTTCGGGTGGCGTTCGCCGAGACCAGAACGGTCGGCGGAACCGATGCAGACAGCAGGTGCTCCGGGATCACACCGCGACTGGACACCACCACC from Mycolicibacterium phlei harbors:
- a CDS encoding GNAT family N-acetyltransferase — protein: MTVTLRRSWAKDLDAAMLYELLKLRVEVFVVEQATPYPELDGRDLLAETRHFWLEAPGGEIISTLRLMEEHPGGQKVFRIGRVCTKKEARGHGHSTRLLQAALAEVGDYPCHINAQTYLEEFYGRLGFVRDGEEFLEDGIPHVPMLKP
- a CDS encoding PDGLE domain-containing protein, which translates into the protein MTGNRRFWVAFVAVTLLIAGVVSYFASSSPDGLDSATLRGCEVVETADGEELTGECIAQHAEEHDLAESPLADYTLGGRDGTGGIAGIIGVLATLSVAAGVFWVLARRSGSRT
- a CDS encoding alpha/beta hydrolase; its protein translation is MKAAHWREDVLPGYWQHTIALGPDPDGEGDLVATLVRRRKSNRPANRAVLLVHGFTDYFFNTELADHFEARGFAFYAIDLPKCGRSWREGQTPHFTTDLARYDAELDHALKIIVAEITTDSPAEVLVYGHSAGGLIVSLWLDRLHRRGPSPVTGLVLNSPWLDLQGPAVLRARPTTAAIRAVSRVRKHWVIRPPGEGGYGTTLHRDFHGDFEYDLRWKPVGGFPVTAGWIGAIRRGHSQLHRGLDVGVPNLILRSDRSVLQARDPDAIQRGDAVLDVHQIARSAGCIGNRTTVVPITDAKHDVFLSLPEPRRVAYAELDRWLDWYLEHRRTVADTAYTPGG
- a CDS encoding energy-coupling factor ABC transporter ATP-binding protein, encoding MSAAEYAIEIEGLRHVYPDGHVALDGVDLTVAPGQRVAVLGPNGAGKTTLMLHLNGVLTATSGTVRIGGVALTRKTVQDIRRRVGLVFQDPDDQLFMPTVAQDVAFGPANFGLRGEELAARVHDALATVALTDVADRSPTHLSMGQRRRAALATVLACEPDILVLDEPSANLDPVARRELAETLSGLNATMLIVTHDLPYAAQLCDRAVVMDHGVVVADGPVADILSDAELLAAHRLELPWGFQVQPR
- a CDS encoding dihydrofolate reductase family protein, translating into MTAVAAKRASALHDAAALTDDALRDLLAYPRKLTVPRLRANFIASIDGAVTLDGAGRNLGTPTDRRVFQRLREVADAVLVGATTAASKPYADLRVDADAQTWRVAHGLAAALRLVVVSSRGVIPEHLLSASVPPTVLVSANATRTARRALRAAGAVVCEMGEGPIASAAIRQALRDQGLMRVLVEGGPTLFSHLIAGDEIDELCLTTSPMMVAGPARRIAATPEHVEIRMQRGDMLLGDDGTVIVRWVRR
- the mqo gene encoding malate dehydrogenase (quinone) translates to MSATLGALLKQLEPNWSITLIERLDGAAAESSDPWNNAGTGHSALCELNYTPQNADGSVDISKAIKVNEQFQISRQFWAYAVENGLVGDPRSFLNPVPHASYVRGADNVAYLRRRYDALAGNPLFGGMEFIDDEAEFARRLPLMAEGRDFREPVALSWAPQGTDVNFGSLSRQLIGYVAQQGMTTRFGHEVRDLDRNSDGTWTVKAVNLRTGRATKINTRFVFVGAGGGALILLQKAGLQEAKGFGGFPVSGKFLRTDVPALTGAHKAKVYGQPPVDAPPMSVPHLDARVINGKPWLMFGPFAGWSPKFLKHGDVLDLPESVTLNNLPYMANVGLTQFSLVKYLVGQLMLSDSDRVESLREFAPTAKESDWEVCVAGQRVQVISGSNGKGSLDFGTTVVTGADGTMAGLLGASPGASTAVTAMLDVLERCFPSRYVTWLPKIRDMVPSLGHELSNEPALFDEIWSHGSKVLRLDEPAAVAVQ
- the cbiQ gene encoding cobalt ECF transporter T component CbiQ, which translates into the protein MGAGAHPLYRHDESVVHRAPAEVKIVCLLVFVLAVVATPREMFWPFAVYAVIVVAVWRLARMPLRWVLPRMLIETPFLVLAVLLPFAEGGERVGVAGMSLSVSGLWAAWGIVIKGTLGVAAALTVAATTSTTELPAALSRLGVPPVATSVLVLMIRYVDLLAAEAGRMRMARISRGDSPRALHQAGAIAKGIGALFLRSYERGERVYVAMLSRGFDGRTPDLAVIGAPPRAAAAQWVTVMIPAVLAVGVAASAWVLA
- a CDS encoding energy-coupling factor ABC transporter permease — its product is MHMSDGIVNAPTSLLFGVIAVAAVAFCAARARTELDERTVPLAGLVAAFIFAVQMINFPVLPGVSGHLLGGALAAILVGPYTGALCISIVLVVQALLFADGGVTALGTNIVNMSVFGVAAGYGTAVLLYRLARRRGDVATSGLGVIAFIAALVGTVCAAMGFVLEYAIGGAAATSLGAVAGYMFGTHVLIGVGEGLITAVTVMAVAKSRPDLVYLLRGAREEVAA
- the mtr gene encoding mycothione reductase — its product is MPHFDIAIIGTGSGNSILDERYDDKRIAICEKGVFGGTCLNVGCIPTKMFVYAAGVAHDIRSASRYGIDAHIDRVRWSDVVSRVFGRIDPIAVGGENYRRSSPNVTVYRSHTRFGPTRPDGRYTLRTDDGDEFTADQVVIAAGSRVSVPEAVTECGVPYHTSDTIMRITELPEHLIIIGGGFVACEFAHVFSSLGSRVTLLIRGSTLLRGHDDDISMRFTDIASKKWEVRSQHELAFARKVGDGVEVNCADGSTLRGDMLLVATGRVPNGDLLDAEQAGVKVTPRGQVVVDEYQRTTARGVFALGDVSSDHQLKHVANHEARVVKHNLLQDWDDTDSMARANHRHVPSAVFTEPQIATVGLTENQARAKGYRIKVKIQDYADVAYGWAMEDTTGIAKLIVDEDTGLLLGAHIMGHQASSLIQPIVQAMAFDLPAQQMARGQYWIHPALPEVIENALLGLCGEPPWPEPKRH